The Prunus persica cultivar Lovell chromosome G7, Prunus_persica_NCBIv2, whole genome shotgun sequence genome has a segment encoding these proteins:
- the LOC18769109 gene encoding probable chlorophyll(ide) b reductase NYC1, chloroplastic, with protein sequence MVARLHVCPQSLESFNFKDYHRTGPTVIIGSGFRRSGSVLPTGRNGFCLKQCRSFRGEDGRDVVEEKVAESAGKRGNLKGSGIWKSLSSTVLGGFGLRSRNSDEYRKAVAKLEEVCSSAAVQIGRYIVTMMSTGVILAIGFQLSGGDSQLSELVWYSWLGGIIIGTMIGANMVLEEHCRAGPRNVVISGSTRGLGKALAREFLLSGDRVVVASRSPESVQATVRELEENLREGMISAGASSKHLAHAKVVGIACDVCEPGDVQKLANFAVSELGYIDIWINNAGANKGFRPLLQFTDEDIKQIVSTNLVGSILCTREAMRVMINQPKGGHIFNMDGAGSGGSSTPLTAVYGSTKCGLRQLQSSLLKECKRSKVGVHTASPGMVLTDLLLSGSSLKNKQMFNFICELPETVARTLVPRMRVVKGSGKAINYLTPPRILLALVTAWLRRGRWFDDQGKALYAAEADRLRNWAENRTRFYFTDAMEMYTENTWVSVFSLSVVCAFIILSSTSSNFPGT encoded by the exons ATGGTTGCAAGGCTTCACGTATGCCCACAGAGTTTGGAGTCCTTCAACTTCAAAGACTACCACAGAACCGGCCCAACGGTCATCATCGGGTCGGGTTTTCGGCGCTCCGGTTCGGTACTGCCCACTGGGCGTAATGGGTTTTGCTTGAAGCAGTGCAGGTCGTTTAGGGGTGAGGATGGACGGGACGTGGTGGAAGAGAAAGTGGCCGAAAGTGCGGGAAAGCGTGGGAATTTGAAGGGaagtggaatttggaaatCATTGAGTTCTACTGTTTTGGGAGGTTTTGGTTTGCGTTCCAGAAATTCTGATGAATACAGGAAAGCTGTGGCCAAGTTGGAGGAGGTCTGTTCCTCG GCTGCCGTACAAATTGGAAGATATATTGTGACCATGATGAGCACTGGGGTTATACTAGCAATTGGGTTTCAGTTGTCAG GTGGAGACAGTCAGTTGAGTGAGCTAGTTTGGTATAGCTGGCTCGGAGGAATTATTATTGGAACGATGATAGGAGCTAACATGGTTTTAGAGGAACACTGTCGAGCTGGTCCAAGAAATGTTGTAATTAGTGGAAG TACAAGGGGACTTGGAAAAGCACTTGCTCGtgaatttcttctttctgGAGATCGTGTGGTTGTCGCTTCTCGAAG CCCCGAGTCTGTACAAGCAACTGTCAGAGAGCTTGAGGAAAACCTACGGGAAGGTATGATCAGTGCTGGTGCCTCCTCTAAGCACCTGGCACATGCAAAAGTGGTTGGCATAGCATGTGATGTTTGTGAACCTGGCGATGTGCAGAAACTGGCAAATTTTGCTGTCAGTGAACTCGGTTATATTGACATTTGG ATAAACAATGCTGGCGCAAATAAAGGATTTAGACCCTTGCTTCAGTTTACTGACGAAGACATTAAACAG ATTGTCTCGACAAACCTGGTTGGGTCTATACTCTGCACTCGAGAAGCCATGCGTGTAATGATAAATCAGCCTAAGGGTGGGCACATATTTAATATGGACGGGGCAGGCTCTGGGGGGTCAAGTACCCCTTTGACAGCTGT CTATGGGTCGACGAAGTGTGGTCTTAGACAGCTTCAATCATCACTTTTAAAGGAGTGCAAGCGGTCTAAAGTAGGAGTGCACACAGCATCTCCAGGCATGGTTCTTACAGATCTGCTTCTCAG TGGCTCttctttgaaaaataaacaaatgttTAATTTCATATGCGAGCTTCCTGAAACAGTAGCTAGAACTTTAGTTCCGCGGATGCGGGTTGTAAAGGGATCGGGGAAGGCCATCAATTACTTGACACCACCTAGGATTTTACTTGCTTTAGTAACTGCATGGCTTCGACGTGGTCGATGGTTTGATGACCAG GGCAAGGCATTATATGCAGCAGAAGCAGACCGACTTCGGAACTGGGCTGAAAACCGCACGCGTTTTTACTTTACGGATGCAATGGAGATGTACACAGAGAACACTTGGGTGTCTGTCTTCTCACTCTCTGTTGTTTGtgcattcataattctttCTAGCACAAGCAGCAACTTTCCTGGTACTTAA